The proteins below are encoded in one region of Populus alba chromosome 2, ASM523922v2, whole genome shotgun sequence:
- the LOC118057737 gene encoding (+)-neomenthol dehydrogenase: MAQESTSLATKRYAVVTGANKGIGYEICRQLASNGILVVLTARDEKRGLEAVQKLKDSGISDDLVIYHQLDVVDPDSIISLAEFVKNNFGKLDILVNNAGIGGVALEADAFQRAFEQTGEFPSGEQVWAEIGTQNYEMAEQCVKTNYYGARGMAEALAPLLQLSDSPRIVNVSSLLGLLKNIPNEWAKGLLNDVENLNEDRLDEVVNEFLKDFKEDLLGSKGWPTYLSAYIVAKAAMSAYTRILAKKYPSFRVNCLCPGYCKTDITTNTGPFTAAEGAENAVRLALLPDGGPSGCFFYQKQMLPCF, translated from the exons ATGGCCCAAGAGTCCACCAGTCTTGCAACAAAGAG GTATGCAGTTGTGACAGGAGCAAACAAGGGGATTGGATATGAAATATGTAGGCAGTTGGCTTCTAATGGAATTTTGGTGGTGTTAACAGCCAGAGATGAAAAAAGGGGTCTTGAAGCTGTTCAAAAGCTGAAAGATTCTGGCATCTCTGATGACCTTGTGATTTACCATCAACTTGATGTGGTTGACCCTGATAGCATTATTTCCCTTGCTGaatttgtgaaaaataattttggaaaactTGACATCTTG GTGAACAATGCTGGGATTGGTGGAGTTGCACTAGAGGCAGATGCTTTTCAAAGAGCCTTTGAACAAACTGGTGAATTT CCATCTGGGGAGCAAGTGTGGGCTGAAATTGGCACTCAAAATTATGAGATGGCAGAGCAATGTGTGAAAACAAACTACTATGGTGCAAGAGGAATGGCTGAAGCACTTGCGCCCCTCCTACAGTTGTCTGATTCACCAAGAATTGTAAATGTCTCTTCACTGCTGGGGCTTTTAAAG AACATACCCAATGAATGGGCCAAAGGATTGTTGAATGATGTTGAAAATCTCAATGAAGATAGACTAGACGAGGTTGTGAACGAGTttcttaaagattttaaagaagATTTGTTGGGATCCAAAGGCTGGCCAACTTATCTGTCTGCCTATATTGTTGCTAAAGCTGCCATGAGTGCCTACACAAGGATTCTGGCCAAGAAGTATCCAAGCTTCCGCGTCAATTGTCTCTGCCCTGGCTATTGCAAAACTGACATAACTACCAACACCGGCCCCTTCACCGCTGCCGAAGGAGCCGAAAATGCTGTGAGATTGGCATTGCTGCCTGATGGTGGGCCTTCTGGTTGTTTCTTTTATCAGAAACAAATGCTACCGTGCTTTTGA